A single Saccopteryx bilineata isolate mSacBil1 chromosome 7, mSacBil1_pri_phased_curated, whole genome shotgun sequence DNA region contains:
- the LOC136311076 gene encoding U6 snRNA-associated Sm-like protein LSm3 has protein sequence MADDVDQQQTTNTVEEPLDLIRLSLDERIDVKMRNDRELRGRLHAYDQHLNTILGDVEETVTTIEIDEEAYEEIYKSTKRNIPMLFVRG, from the exons ATGGCGGACGACGTGGACCAGCAACAAACTACCAACACCGTAGAAGAGCCCTTGGATCTTATCAGGCTCAGCCTGGATGAGCGAATTGATGTGAAAATGAGAAATGACAGAGAGCTTCGAGGTAGATTACATGCTTATGATCAACACTTAAATACGATATTGGGAGATGTGGAAGAAACTGTGACTACTATAGAAATTGatgaagaggcct atgaagaaatatataaatcaacGAAAAGGAATATTCCAATGCTCTTTGTCCGGGGTTGA